GGGCGAAAAACTATGCCATTTCTCTACCAGTACTATTTTGCAGATTCTAAAATGgtgtatttgaatatttctgcatACTGGGGGTTACTGGACTTGGAGTTGCATAATTGGAAAACAGACATTTGTGGATGTAATAAGTCTACTTGTTTTCATGTGTGATGACGTTAATCCCATAGAAGCCATTTTATTGTAGTGAGAGCATTGTTTAAAACTTGAGCTTGACGTATAAAATAACCCACTGTATTGTAACCTAACATTATTACAGCCTCTCAACTTTACAACCACAAACTAGAGTCCTAAGGCATTCAGAGGATGTGGGGGTTTCTGTTTCCAGAACAGAAGTGCTCGCCCTCCAATCACCAAAAGACGCAATTCTCACAGAAATctctaaatgtcaaatgtgtttGATACAAAATCACagcatgcctttttttttatgatgttgcTCAAGGCCTTGGTGTCTTAATGTGGTATTATGGAAGGACTTTTGACATTTATCAATTCTCAAATGGTATCAACCTAAAAATTGCAGCAACAACTTATGAGACATAAGTGAGCATGGATAGCCATCATAAAGTTAAATGTCCTTGTACACTTCCCAATATATTTTATGGAGCTACTGGATGTCTAATCAGGTTCCCAGCTTTCACATGAAGTATACAATTTCTATGTGGCATATACTGTTGACCTTTTATCTGCCCCCCACCCATCAAACAAAGAGGGGGCAGAATGCTAAGTAGTTAAAATGTCCTTATATCTACTTACACccaattcatgtttttaatatacTGATAGAGGGATTAAAGCAAAGTACAACCAAAGAAACATAATCTAAGAGGGAGGGGCTTTCCTATGCACAccataaaaacacataataaataaCAACTAGTTAGTAAATATGTGAAAAGTTCATGTGATCTGGGAACTATTTCACATGTGTGCTACCTTGATGTTCTTGGTGGCTTCAAAGCCGTCCAGCTGATTGAGCAGCTCCAGCATTGTCCTCTGCACCTCGCTGTCACCACCCGATCCGCCCTCCAGGCGAGACGACCCAATGGAGTCAATCTCATCCATGAAGATGATGGAGGGAGCATGTTCTCTGGCCATGACGAACAGCTCACGCACCATGCGGGCTCCTGTCGCAAGAGGGGATAAGAATCTTGTTTATACAACCAGTTAGGTTTaattagtttttcaaaaaattaagAATAGAAATGCATTAGAAAAAAGTATTAAGAAGAGACACTGAAGCTAAATGATTCGTCTTCACtgataattatttttgtttgatgaTGGATTTTATACAATGAATATAATTGTTAAattgtgtgatttttgtgtCGGACCCCCGGACAACTAGATGAAATCATGCTGttagctaatggggatcctgaccaaataaactaaaataagcTCACCCTCTCCAATGAACTTCTGGACCAGCTCAGAGCCGGACACCCTGATGAAGGTACAGTCAGTATGGTGGGCCACAGCTCTGGCCAGCAGGGTCTTCCCTGTACCTGGGGGACCGTAGAGCAGCACGCCCTGCACacattcaaagaaaaacacaaatgaaaaccaTCCATACACTGACAAATGGAGAAACATATAACTAGAGCTGCAACAGTTACTATTTTATAATCTATCAATTAGTTTCAGTTACTTCAAGCAACAAGTACAAAATGTCTGTGGTTgcagtttttcaaatgtgttgaattgctcatttttaatcagttttctatcactgtaaactgaatatgtagGTTTTGGACTGTTAAGTGGCAAAACAATATATTTGAAAACATCACCTCAGGATATAAGGtactctaagcgatgtcacgcatgttttaggcaacatttgttgtcacatacagcaaacatctcactatTTGCAAgttgcctgtccccagaacaggGGACCCtttagacagcccagggtctacaaacaacCAAAACGTGCCGACCTacaccacaaagcatacacaaacaatgttccagccaataacagaCTAGAAaggttagtgcgcggaagcacagaagggggGGGACGGGATAAGGAGGAGGAGCGAGctagccttgttttgttttaaaatacttgGAACGCCTTTAAGGATTACGTGATGGCCATTtgatagttacattttttttaatagatgaGACGATTAAgataatcctttttttccttcaaaccAACCCTTCGGAAAACATACAGTCTCTGAACTAATCTCAAAAAaggaatgaataaaaaaagtgtaacacaaaataacaatatacaAAGTGGCTTTGGAAAGTGTTATCTGAAAGGCCCAGTGGCGCCACCATATCAGCATTGCTGAAATGTCTCCCTATCAGCTTAAGGAGCacacttttgtatttgtagcgTAACCTATTCTCTGACCGTCTTACAATGGAGACAAGACAAAGGGGACTGtccattttaaaaatctgaatgaaaaaaataaaaaggggggGGAAGGAAGCAATTGTACAGCTCATGTGCAATATCAGGGCTCTTTTAAATCACCCACCTTAGGCTGTGCAATGCCCAAAGCCTCAAACAGCTCTGGGTGCTTGACAGGCAGCTCAATCACTTCCTTTATTTCCTTGATCTGCTTATCCAGGCCACCAATCATTTCATAGGTAGAGTCCGGCACCTTCTCCACCATCATAAGGGATACCAGGGGGTCCACCTTGTTGGGCAGGATCTTGTGCAAGGTGTAGCTGTCGTTACGCAGAGCCACGCGACAATTGGGAGTCACCTAATGtagaaataataaaaggaaattaagaaaatgtttcatgtttcctgaaatttaaagaaaattattgTAAAGAGAAAAGTGGGAAAACTATTGAAGTACTCCAAATAGCAACCATTAAATGACAACAACTATAATACTAACATCATTGATGTCAATGTTCTTGTCCACATCTACGACAAATTTTCCTTCTGGATGGACCTGAAAATGATGAGAAGACAGGTtcataattaatgttaatttaaacTGTCAATTAGTAATCACAATATTGTTTGGTACAAAGTATAAGTAAACAGCATACCTTGACCAGCACTTTCTTTTTATCCATGACCCTAACCACTTCTCCTACGTAGGACCCCTGCTCCTGTAGTAACTGCAGCTCCTCACGAAGGAGacgcactgagacaaaaaatagaGAACAATGTATTTTACCCAGGGAAACGTTTACGTACCGATGTATACTGAAATAATATTCAAAAATACACTGATGCAGCAATGAACAGCTTACCTTTGGCATTGAGCTCATTTCTCTGTGCCTGCAGTCGTCTGAGATTTTGGCTCTTGTCATTTACGGtcaactataaaaaaataaaataaaaaaaagagcagttCAGGATTAACAGGCTAACAGAAGTTGTGTCtaaagcgtgatttatggttctgcagAGGCTCCAAGCAGAGCTTTCACCATAGCCTACATAACTGGACTGAAGTTTATACTTATGCGTTGGTGTGTGTAtcgatctctttaagagaatagcggagcaggcgtgtgtgtgtgtatgcggatgtgtggtagagcgagttaGAGAGTGACAGCTGTTAGTTACAGCACAGTGGGAGAGACAAATGGCATTTTTTCATCacatggtacctgcttgactcTGTTTTGGTTGcccattataaaaaaaaaagttgctgaaGCAATGCTAAAAgatgacgtgaaaacctgcagattACTGATTGTTGGGAAAGAATCGTCCCTAATCACTACGTCGTCATTAATAGCGACAAACGGGGTGGGAGGGGGCTGAACAAACttgccatttttaaatagttaagtcagcactgttttttttgtgctgcctccagcttcttttgaaacaaaatttgtcttctggctgtggcaacagccacatgccaacaaaaaacaaaaaaaaactttgaagttttgtttgtgtgtaaagtactaaatctgcaatggcAAAAGGGAGGACGGGACACTGCGGCCGAGCAGAATTGATACTAGCAGTGGGTATGTGCCAAAAGTGTCTCCTTGTGCTCTCTGACCATGTTGGGAAATCTTTGGCAGGAAGATTTGACCCTCGCCTTGACTTCATGTTTTTGGAGAACCCGGAAATGagtagggggaaatgcaacgtTGTTGGGTTGGTATCTCCACACACCTACAGTGTGGAATTAATGCATAAACATACATCATGTTTATGTCACATAAACGGCAAAATGTTCTTACCTGTAACTCTTCAATCTTAGACAAGTAGTACTGCCGGAGACCTGAGCCACCTTTACTCTCCCCCATCTCCATCtgtcaatgaaaataatcatcccactttaaataactttaatatgGATGCATCTGCTGAACACTGTTTTCAGTTCATGGTTTGGGtctaagaaatgtaaaaacatatatGGAAATGTCCAATAATTTCCAGAGACCCAGTATTGTCTTCAACAATTAATTCCCTCACATTTTAAACGCTAGAACCAGACATTCTAACTAACCAGACTTTATGCTAGATAAATTGCAATTCAAACAATTTAATCAAATGCTGTTGctgattacatttttagttgGTCGATTATTAACCTCAttgaaaaactacattttttcataataatacCAAATACATTTACCAcgcatatataataatataacaagcCAGGTTAACGTTAGTTGTGCTAAAGTGTGGACTCTATTATGGTATTTGAGGACAGCAAAAATACCGTTACCCAGAACCCGTATGTTCAACATAATATAACGTCATTTGACAAAGTAACGTAAGCTACATTTGACACATATTCTAACCTCTGCCTTTAAACCACCTTCACTAATTAGGATGGGTTAGCAGCTGTGCTAACCACTAAGTCACGGTAGCAATACAATTAATTAAGTGGGCTAAAAGTTTGCGTGACCCGACTTTCCTAATTTACCTTACGTTAGATTAGCAAACTAGCTAGCTGGTTAAAATCTGCTGACTAACATTtggctagctagcgttagccatCTCCCACTGACATAGCATTTGATGCgatagtttagctagctaatgctGGGTGAGCCTAAAACTATTAGTTATTGTAAATTGTGACGTATTTAACTGTCCAAACGTAACAATAAAAACACGACTGTTGCTGCCAGTCATTCAGAGTAGCTAACTCAAGCTAACACTATACAGAGGCAGTGAGCTAGCCAGTTCTTTAGTCttagctagcttggttagcgACAATGAGACAGCAAACCGGCAGCATACTACACATCTTGTATCACGAGATATTTTGCCATTTAGCTACAGCAGAGTCCAACATATATTCATTGTCACAAGCGGTTTAAGGTAACGATTCGACTCAAAGCGTAATAGTAAcgtttatttaataataaaccaacaaaagcaacaaaacgtCCGAAAAAATGAACCTACATGATCAGCTCCGTCCACCTCCATCTTGGAATTTTCTGCTTCCGCTTGAGGAGAGGCGTATTTCCGGAAGACTTTTTCTTTGgggaacttaaaaaaataatataaatatagtacaggccaaaggtttgcgaccaccttctcattcaatgcattttctttattttcatgactatttacattgtagattatcagtgatggcatcaaaactatgaatgaacatatatggaattatgtactttacaaaaaagtctgaaataacacaaacatgtcttatattaaGTAGCCACCCTTTCCCTTTTGGGATattgctgcaaacccttggtgttctctcaatgagcttcatgaggtagtcacctgaaatggttttcacttcatatgtgtgccttgtcagggttaattagtggaatttcttgcatAATTAATGaggttgggaccatcagttgtgttgtgcagaagtcatgttgatacacagccaacagccctattagacaactgttagaattcatattatggcaagaaccaattagctaagtaaagagaaacaagtggccatcattaccttaagatatgatggtcagTCAGTCT
This sequence is a window from Etheostoma cragini isolate CJK2018 chromosome 21, CSU_Ecrag_1.0, whole genome shotgun sequence. Protein-coding genes within it:
- the psmc5 gene encoding 26S proteasome regulatory subunit 8, with product MEVDGADHMEMGESKGGSGLRQYYLSKIEELQLTVNDKSQNLRRLQAQRNELNAKVRLLREELQLLQEQGSYVGEVVRVMDKKKVLVKVHPEGKFVVDVDKNIDINDVTPNCRVALRNDSYTLHKILPNKVDPLVSLMMVEKVPDSTYEMIGGLDKQIKEIKEVIELPVKHPELFEALGIAQPKGVLLYGPPGTGKTLLARAVAHHTDCTFIRVSGSELVQKFIGEGARMVRELFVMAREHAPSIIFMDEIDSIGSSRLEGGSGGDSEVQRTMLELLNQLDGFEATKNIKVIMATNRIDILDSALLRPGRIDRKIEFPPPNEEARLDILKIHSRKMNLTRGINLRKIAELMPGASGAEVKGVCTEAGMYALRERRVHVNQEDFEMAVAKVMQKDSEKNMSIKKLWK